One window of Treponema denticola genomic DNA carries:
- a CDS encoding 6-hydroxymethylpterin diphosphokinase MptE-like protein, whose amino-acid sequence MIKQVKLHSSYNPQKEAERFSDIIQGNPKIIVITEPGESYLASALRKKFPKAKLIAMRYTDNYFLESDKFWDKAWRPASGNPSFFLVNNIPDEFLSSTLFLPWKPAENVWPDSATWVWKEISAAVKIIQSLIATRSFFGKRWLKNMGDNFIFTENPVKLDFLGENNIENKEHSFFAGAGPSLDEVLDNYSNNINGMFNMAAASALPAVLSRNRNIKLDLCISTDGGFWAANHLKYLKDEKFKETALAFPLEAKIPYHILKNNNCLFLSYGSSLETLFFTSLGIAPIPAKRNGTVSGTAIELLLDKTGGKIFIAGLDLKESKGFSHCSPHESQIQKEIKANRLDPLSNFAAISNFDLRSLKTYEKWFSRIPVPRAERLFRIGKSLPPLGNIKSIAGEDFKAQVSAQENTNKKNTQVRQIEHKTPKEKKALLSEIYRNIKEEIKNKTFFDKIKISAKEKELSSPEKELCEFISFQNYMTFLKEKDTPNEAEIKLKLEDEISSFLENQIRRLKP is encoded by the coding sequence ATGATAAAACAAGTTAAATTACACTCTTCATATAACCCGCAAAAAGAAGCTGAAAGATTTTCCGATATAATACAGGGAAATCCTAAAATTATCGTTATCACGGAACCAGGAGAATCCTATCTTGCGTCAGCTTTGCGTAAAAAATTTCCTAAAGCTAAATTGATAGCCATGAGGTACACGGACAATTATTTTTTGGAGTCGGATAAATTCTGGGACAAGGCTTGGAGACCGGCTTCAGGAAATCCGTCTTTTTTTTTGGTTAATAATATTCCGGATGAATTTTTATCGTCTACCTTGTTTTTGCCTTGGAAGCCGGCAGAAAATGTTTGGCCTGATTCGGCTACTTGGGTATGGAAGGAAATATCCGCAGCAGTAAAAATAATACAGAGCCTAATAGCGACAAGAAGTTTTTTTGGAAAAAGATGGCTTAAAAACATGGGCGATAACTTTATCTTTACCGAAAATCCCGTCAAGCTCGATTTTTTGGGTGAAAACAATATTGAAAATAAAGAGCATTCTTTTTTTGCAGGGGCAGGCCCCAGTTTAGATGAGGTCTTGGATAATTATTCTAACAATATAAACGGAATGTTTAACATGGCTGCTGCTTCAGCCCTGCCGGCAGTCTTAAGCCGAAATCGAAATATAAAGCTTGATCTATGTATATCGACTGACGGGGGATTTTGGGCGGCTAATCATTTAAAGTACTTAAAGGATGAAAAATTTAAAGAGACTGCCCTAGCCTTCCCATTGGAAGCAAAAATTCCTTATCATATTCTAAAAAACAATAATTGTCTTTTTTTAAGCTACGGCTCAAGCCTTGAAACTCTTTTTTTTACAAGTTTAGGTATTGCTCCAATTCCGGCAAAAAGAAACGGAACGGTGTCCGGCACGGCAATAGAACTTCTCTTAGACAAGACCGGGGGAAAAATCTTTATTGCAGGCTTGGATTTAAAGGAATCAAAGGGCTTTTCCCATTGTTCTCCCCATGAAAGTCAAATACAAAAAGAAATTAAAGCAAACCGCTTAGATCCGCTATCCAATTTTGCAGCTATATCTAATTTTGATCTGCGCTCCTTAAAAACTTACGAAAAATGGTTTAGCCGAATACCCGTACCGCGGGCTGAGAGGCTTTTTAGAATAGGAAAAAGCCTTCCGCCTTTAGGGAATATAAAATCAATAGCCGGGGAAGATTTTAAAGCTCAAGTAAGCGCTCAAGAAAACACAAATAAAAAAAATACTCAGGTAAGGCAAATAGAACACAAAACTCCTAAAGAAAAAAAAGCCCTGCTTTCCGAAATTTACCGAAATATAAAAGAGGAAATAAAAAACAAGACTTTTTTTGATAAAATAAAAATAAGTGCAAAGGAAAAAGAATTAAGCAGTCCTGAAAAAGAATTATGTGAATTTATTTCTTTTCAAAATTATATGACCTTTTTAAAAGAAAAAGATACTCCCAATGAAGCGGAAATTAAACTAAAACTTGAAGATGAAATAAGCTCCTTTTTAGAAAATCAAATTAGAAGGCTTAAACCATGA
- a CDS encoding septum formation initiator family protein, which translates to MKIYFKVLIPIFITVFAYTVLTVFLGPKGIYAQRFIELQRDTLVSHVRSLRQTGEDLDSLIRNLTYDPETIAIYAHELGYIYDNEGIIKLVNFNSGFGKGLNPGTILKIETPYFLSDYICKTIAASLGIIVIIFQMLAVRKDGYFKKRS; encoded by the coding sequence ATGAAAATCTATTTTAAAGTGCTTATTCCCATTTTTATTACTGTTTTTGCATACACTGTTTTGACCGTATTTTTAGGTCCCAAGGGAATATATGCACAGCGTTTTATAGAACTCCAGCGTGATACTCTTGTAAGCCATGTCCGTTCTCTTAGGCAAACCGGAGAGGATTTAGACAGTCTGATAAGAAATTTAACCTATGATCCTGAAACAATTGCTATTTATGCCCATGAACTGGGGTATATATATGATAATGAAGGAATAATTAAGCTTGTGAACTTTAATTCGGGGTTTGGGAAGGGTTTAAATCCCGGAACAATCTTAAAAATCGAAACTCCGTATTTTCTTTCAGATTACATATGTAAAACAATAGCTGCATCTTTAGGTATAATTGTTATCATTTTTCAGATGTTGGCGGTAAGAAAAGATGGTTATTTTAAAAAAAGATCCTAA
- a CDS encoding L-threonylcarbamoyladenylate synthase, giving the protein MVILKKDPKSLEIAASVLKKGEIIIVPTDTVYGFSGIMPFTKEKIIKIKKRGAEKSFISLIEKPQDIYKYTDTPIPEILLKLWPAPLSIIVRDKEGRGTSAFRCPDDIWLRNLIGLTGFPIYSTSVNYSGEPVLSDIRDIISEFEDKVSLIVDGGEQKGLSSTIVNLTDKEPCIIRQGALKISF; this is encoded by the coding sequence ATGGTTATTTTAAAAAAAGATCCTAAATCTTTAGAAATAGCAGCTTCTGTTTTAAAAAAAGGCGAAATTATAATAGTTCCTACCGATACCGTTTACGGTTTTTCCGGTATAATGCCTTTTACAAAGGAAAAAATCATTAAAATTAAAAAAAGAGGGGCTGAAAAGAGTTTTATCAGCCTTATTGAAAAACCTCAAGACATTTATAAATATACGGATACTCCTATTCCTGAAATCTTATTAAAGCTATGGCCGGCTCCTTTGAGCATAATAGTAAGGGATAAGGAGGGCAGGGGAACTTCGGCATTTAGATGCCCTGATGATATCTGGCTTAGAAATTTAATAGGATTGACTGGTTTTCCGATTTATTCTACAAGCGTAAACTATTCCGGAGAGCCTGTTTTAAGTGACATTAGGGACATAATAAGCGAGTTTGAAGATAAGGTTTCGTTGATAGTTGACGGAGGAGAGCAAAAAGGCTTATCCTCCACGATTGTAAACTTAACCGATAAAGAGCCTTGTATAATCAGACAGGGTGCCTTAAAAATAAGTTTTTAG
- a CDS encoding TP0183 family DNA metabolism protein: MKIKKSYGFLIFLLLMLSIPVVRAGSMLYASPTVGVFKLESKNITEQTTATISNAIFSFVKELKKYDIVDMRSTPVTETDAQQRFDYVFAGKITGLENGIQLELMLKNSSDKITRRISKIYQSVNLILLDSRVLVSDIFDKSVNLSAIYNLEDSDSRNDSDVEEVKNIDILSGSWHGEEGLERVELMRGGRGIALLSSGVTILLQVRVDEGFLTVNQSGKPLPRQFINLPDEIAKKAAEMGKTPSWKFLVSADNKILVGEKIDIEIVYHGNTLVSVNEVIKKVRWIKN, encoded by the coding sequence ATGAAGATAAAAAAGTCTTACGGATTTTTAATATTTTTGCTTTTAATGCTGTCTATACCGGTTGTCAGAGCCGGAAGCATGTTGTATGCATCACCTACTGTAGGTGTTTTTAAACTTGAATCTAAAAATATAACGGAACAAACAACGGCAACAATCAGTAATGCTATTTTCAGCTTTGTAAAAGAATTAAAAAAATACGATATTGTAGATATGCGCTCTACTCCGGTTACCGAAACGGATGCTCAACAACGCTTCGATTATGTTTTTGCAGGTAAAATTACAGGTCTGGAAAACGGAATACAGCTTGAACTCATGTTGAAAAATTCATCGGATAAGATCACAAGACGGATATCAAAAATTTATCAAAGCGTTAATTTAATCCTATTGGATTCGCGGGTCCTTGTATCGGATATTTTTGATAAATCGGTCAATTTATCGGCTATCTATAATCTGGAGGACTCAGATTCTAGGAATGATTCAGATGTAGAAGAGGTAAAAAATATCGATATACTTTCAGGCTCATGGCATGGAGAAGAAGGGCTTGAAAGAGTTGAACTTATGAGGGGTGGAAGAGGAATAGCCCTTCTTTCGAGCGGAGTAACTATCTTACTTCAAGTAAGAGTAGATGAAGGCTTTTTGACGGTAAATCAGTCGGGAAAGCCCCTGCCAAGACAATTTATCAATTTACCTGATGAAATAGCCAAAAAAGCTGCAGAGATGGGAAAAACCCCCTCATGGAAATTTCTGGTTTCTGCCGACAATAAGATTTTAGTCGGAGAAAAAATAGATATCGAAATAGTCTATCACGGAAATACCCTTGTTTCGGTAAATGAAGTTATAAAAAAAGTACGCTGGATAAAAAACTAA
- the smpB gene encoding SsrA-binding protein SmpB: MEKTPVKIIAKNKKAFFNYTVEEKIECGLVLKGTEVKSLREGRISFPDAFAEIKDNEVWVKNFHISEYVYSSIFNHDPERPKKLLLKKDEIKRLKRKVEEKGYTLVPLEFYFKNGIVKVLLGVCKGKKTFDKRADIKDRDIKRDMQREIKIRGK; encoded by the coding sequence ATGGAGAAAACACCTGTAAAAATCATAGCAAAAAACAAAAAGGCTTTTTTTAATTATACCGTTGAAGAAAAAATAGAATGCGGCCTAGTCTTAAAGGGTACGGAAGTCAAATCTCTCAGAGAAGGAAGGATATCTTTTCCCGATGCCTTTGCCGAAATTAAAGATAATGAGGTCTGGGTTAAAAATTTTCATATTTCGGAGTATGTTTACTCTTCCATTTTTAATCATGATCCCGAAAGACCTAAAAAACTCCTTTTAAAAAAGGATGAAATAAAAAGATTAAAACGAAAGGTGGAGGAAAAAGGTTATACCCTAGTTCCTTTGGAATTTTACTTTAAAAACGGTATCGTTAAGGTACTTTTAGGTGTTTGTAAGGGTAAAAAGACCTTTGATAAGCGGGCAGACATAAAAGATAGAGACATAAAAAGAGATATGCAAAGGGAGATAAAAATAAGAGGTAAATAA
- the lepB gene encoding signal peptidase I, with the protein MTAKYRNFSYTAKREYQNKVFFIVFLVVFTFLSYILITSYLLKTYRLQTDTMFPEISMGDMVLVTPIYTTASAKRGDLVVIDDTLSQNKSFFKSVVNAITGFFTFQLVRPFDLQSEDAYSIRRVVGLPGDTLYMENFVLHIKTKDSSHFLTEFELAQKNYDIEVKEMPANWDSSLPFSGAYPETVLKEGEYFVLCDNRIITDDSRLWGSVEGDKKICGKIILKYWPFKEFKSY; encoded by the coding sequence ATGACTGCAAAATATCGAAATTTTTCATATACGGCAAAGAGGGAATACCAAAACAAAGTTTTTTTTATTGTTTTTTTGGTGGTTTTTACTTTTCTTTCATATATACTCATAACATCATATCTGTTAAAAACTTATAGATTACAGACCGACACTATGTTTCCTGAAATTTCTATGGGAGATATGGTTTTAGTGACTCCTATCTATACTACGGCTTCAGCTAAACGCGGTGACTTGGTTGTTATCGACGATACATTATCTCAAAATAAATCTTTTTTTAAATCGGTTGTAAATGCTATTACGGGCTTTTTTACATTTCAGCTTGTAAGGCCCTTTGATTTGCAGAGTGAAGACGCTTATTCCATACGAAGAGTTGTGGGTTTACCCGGAGATACCCTGTATATGGAAAATTTTGTATTGCATATAAAAACCAAGGATTCAAGTCATTTTTTGACCGAATTTGAGTTAGCCCAAAAAAATTATGATATTGAAGTTAAGGAGATGCCGGCTAATTGGGATTCATCATTACCTTTTTCAGGAGCATATCCGGAAACGGTTCTAAAAGAAGGCGAATATTTTGTATTATGCGATAATAGGATAATCACTGATGATTCCCGTCTTTGGGGATCTGTTGAAGGAGATAAAAAAATATGCGGCAAAATTATTCTAAAATATTGGCCGTTTAAAGAATTTAAATCCTATTAA
- the hemW gene encoding radical SAM family heme chaperone HemW — protein MKKAGLYIHIPFCLQKCNYCDFFSVRAGRFKNILSGHLSPFILRLAEDIKIQADKYSINEWDTVYIGGGTPSLLSPKDIYFLSSQILTAQRNPPREFTVEINPEDLTKEFLSAAVRGGINRFSVGIQSFNDEVLSACKRRGCRKMSLSALELLRSQKGLNLSCDLIAGLNKQTLSILKDDIQTLLHFKPEHFSLYALCSNTNLTPEKDDDIAGLWSYGKDILEKNSYNKYEVSNFSYKNLYKSIHNEKYWRLQDYIGVGPGAFGSIFFDRNTLSATMHTDTHVQTHANALRFSAIKNIEKWMTLKNRDEVYEYETIDEKEFIEEAFMMGLRLTEGIDRSFFKSRFGNDILVFAGKTISKWLDRNEAVLTEKRFYLTEDGFLYLNLFLQELFQEIDMLF, from the coding sequence ATGAAAAAGGCCGGCCTTTATATACACATACCTTTTTGTCTCCAAAAATGTAATTATTGCGATTTTTTTTCGGTTCGTGCCGGCCGGTTTAAGAACATCTTATCAGGTCATTTAAGTCCATTCATTTTAAGATTGGCTGAAGATATAAAAATACAAGCGGATAAGTATTCCATAAATGAATGGGATACCGTCTATATAGGCGGAGGAACTCCGTCTCTTCTATCGCCCAAAGACATCTACTTTCTTTCATCTCAAATACTGACTGCTCAAAGAAATCCGCCTAGGGAATTTACCGTCGAAATTAATCCCGAAGATTTAACTAAAGAATTTTTATCTGCTGCAGTCCGTGGGGGAATTAATAGGTTTTCTGTAGGAATTCAATCTTTTAATGATGAGGTTTTAAGTGCCTGTAAGAGGAGGGGATGCAGAAAAATGAGCCTTTCGGCCCTTGAGCTTTTACGCAGCCAAAAAGGTCTAAACCTTTCTTGTGATCTAATTGCAGGACTAAATAAGCAGACCTTAAGCATTTTAAAAGATGATATCCAAACCTTATTACATTTTAAACCGGAGCATTTTTCACTATACGCTCTCTGTTCAAATACAAATTTAACGCCTGAAAAAGATGATGACATAGCCGGCTTATGGAGCTATGGTAAGGATATTTTGGAGAAAAATAGCTATAATAAATATGAAGTGTCTAATTTTTCATACAAAAACTTATATAAAAGTATACATAATGAGAAATATTGGAGATTGCAAGACTATATAGGGGTAGGTCCGGGAGCTTTCGGTTCGATTTTTTTTGATAGAAATACCTTGTCTGCAACCATGCATACCGATACGCATGTTCAAACACATGCTAACGCATTGAGATTCTCTGCAATTAAAAATATAGAAAAATGGATGACCTTGAAAAATAGGGATGAGGTGTATGAGTACGAAACCATTGATGAAAAAGAATTTATTGAAGAAGCTTTTATGATGGGCTTAAGACTTACCGAGGGAATTGACAGGTCTTTTTTTAAATCTAGGTTTGGTAATGATATTTTGGTATTTGCAGGAAAAACCATTTCAAAATGGCTGGATAGGAACGAGGCTGTTTTAACGGAAAAAAGATTTTATTTAACCGAAGATGGGTTTCTTTACTTGAATTTGTTTTTGCAGGAACTATTTCAAGAAATTGATATGCTGTTTTAA
- a CDS encoding HD-GYP domain-containing protein yields the protein MKKRKNKNKSKVKINEKNFLTLDEVEMLDEVEEELEEMHENLYHDNSNNPINFNNTEIETHVLKKAVNLLATPTVCSMLLDKNFLILYISDAVNHLFEGYHNIEKKPFFNIFGSTLEKYDLDDLLIKLKSPNRGHSWSGVLRHKTRYRKTMYTKTNIFPLFDNNELSGYWVMFEDISTSYLNQYKGMMESLLNASKLKDNDTGFHNERLNYYSKALAEALFNENSFPQIDADFIDNISSLAAIHDIGKIGTPDYILQKKGSLNDLEWAVMRDHTINGTLILANYPIPMAKEITLSHHERWDGKGYPYKLAGDMIPLSARIVAIADVYDALRMRRSYKEGISHKESIEHIINGAGSHFDPTIIEVFKTIDKEFSYIWEQNKDQNQAV from the coding sequence ATGAAAAAAAGAAAAAACAAAAATAAATCTAAAGTAAAGATTAATGAAAAAAACTTTCTAACCCTCGATGAAGTAGAAATGCTTGATGAAGTCGAAGAAGAATTAGAAGAAATGCATGAAAACCTTTATCATGATAATTCGAACAATCCGATAAATTTTAACAATACTGAAATTGAAACCCATGTTTTAAAAAAAGCTGTAAACTTACTTGCTACACCTACTGTTTGCTCAATGCTCTTGGATAAAAATTTTTTGATATTATACATAAGCGATGCCGTAAACCATCTTTTTGAAGGTTATCACAATATAGAAAAAAAACCTTTTTTTAACATATTCGGCAGCACACTTGAAAAATACGACCTCGATGACCTTTTAATAAAATTAAAAAGCCCTAATAGAGGTCACTCATGGTCAGGAGTTTTAAGACATAAAACAAGATACCGCAAAACAATGTATACAAAGACAAATATCTTCCCTTTATTCGACAATAATGAACTCAGCGGATACTGGGTTATGTTTGAAGATATAAGCACTTCTTATTTAAACCAGTATAAGGGTATGATGGAAAGTCTATTAAATGCCTCAAAACTGAAGGATAATGATACCGGCTTTCATAATGAAAGGCTCAATTATTATTCAAAAGCCCTTGCTGAAGCCTTGTTTAATGAAAATTCATTTCCGCAAATAGATGCGGACTTTATAGATAATATTTCATCTCTGGCTGCCATCCATGACATAGGAAAAATCGGAACACCTGATTATATCTTGCAAAAAAAAGGTTCTCTCAATGATTTAGAATGGGCAGTTATGAGAGACCACACAATTAACGGGACACTAATTCTTGCAAACTATCCGATTCCTATGGCAAAAGAAATTACCCTTAGCCATCATGAACGTTGGGACGGAAAAGGCTATCCTTATAAGCTTGCCGGCGATATGATCCCCTTATCTGCACGTATAGTGGCCATAGCCGATGTTTACGATGCCCTTAGAATGAGAAGATCTTATAAGGAAGGTATATCTCATAAAGAAAGTATCGAGCATATTATAAATGGAGCAGGATCCCATTTTGACCCTACCATAATTGAAGTATTCAAAACCATAGATAAAGAATTTAGTTATATATGGGAACAAAATAAGGACCAAAATCAGGCTGTATAA
- the tsaB gene encoding tRNA (adenosine(37)-N6)-threonylcarbamoyltransferase complex dimerization subunit type 1 TsaB, whose translation MNIICIDTSFSSVAITAQGNDGTFTSVFTPAKARHSAILIPAIETAVKQAGFSINETDVLVCPQGPGGFTGLRLAYSTAKAIQLQTEACFFCIPILEALCSKYGDKNQFLSVIDAKRDCFYVQAFENKKPISEAFDISAEDALKLIDKNKKTIICGFGTEKFSEEAGASFEPNNITFIEACKENFSKILLDCFLTNKNCKKVEDHEGPVYIRKSDAEY comes from the coding sequence ATGAACATAATTTGTATCGATACAAGTTTTTCCTCTGTTGCAATAACGGCTCAAGGAAATGACGGTACATTTACATCCGTTTTTACACCGGCTAAAGCCAGACATTCTGCCATACTAATTCCTGCAATAGAAACTGCTGTAAAACAGGCAGGTTTTTCTATAAACGAAACAGATGTTTTAGTATGTCCTCAAGGGCCTGGAGGTTTTACCGGTTTAAGGCTTGCTTACTCAACAGCAAAAGCGATTCAGCTGCAAACTGAAGCTTGTTTTTTTTGTATCCCTATTTTGGAGGCTCTTTGTTCTAAATATGGCGATAAAAATCAATTTTTATCGGTTATTGATGCAAAAAGAGACTGTTTTTATGTACAGGCATTTGAAAACAAAAAGCCGATCTCGGAAGCTTTTGATATAAGTGCTGAAGACGCACTTAAGCTAATTGATAAAAACAAAAAAACTATTATTTGCGGCTTTGGTACTGAAAAATTTAGTGAAGAAGCCGGAGCATCTTTTGAGCCGAATAATATTACATTTATAGAAGCGTGCAAAGAAAACTTTTCAAAAATTTTGCTTGACTGTTTTCTTACAAACAAAAATTGTAAAAAAGTTGAAGATCATGAGGGACCCGTATATATCAGAAAGAGCGATGCAGAGTATTAG
- the tsaE gene encoding tRNA (adenosine(37)-N6)-threonylcarbamoyltransferase complex ATPase subunit type 1 TsaE, translating into MEFTVKTEEDTINFGKKIGEKLKKGDVLALDGSLAAGKTYLTKGIAQGLDIEEDITSPTFTLISEYSGRLHLYHMDVYRLEGVEDFLDLGTEEMLYGDGVCVIEWSKKVKQALPKNTIYIGIMVNDDNSRKIIINNEDFCEAL; encoded by the coding sequence ATGGAATTTACAGTAAAAACCGAAGAAGATACTATTAATTTTGGAAAAAAAATAGGAGAAAAATTAAAAAAAGGAGATGTACTAGCCCTTGACGGTTCTTTAGCAGCAGGAAAAACCTATCTGACAAAGGGTATAGCCCAAGGCTTGGATATTGAAGAAGATATTACAAGCCCTACTTTTACCCTAATATCGGAATACTCAGGACGTCTGCATTTATATCATATGGATGTATACAGACTTGAAGGCGTTGAGGATTTTTTAGACCTTGGTACTGAAGAAATGTTATATGGAGATGGAGTTTGTGTGATTGAATGGAGTAAAAAGGTAAAACAAGCATTACCTAAAAACACTATTTATATCGGCATAATGGTAAATGATGATAATTCCAGAAAAATTATCATCAATAACGAAGACTTTTGTGAGGCTTTATGA
- a CDS encoding DUF4822 domain-containing protein: MIVSEIKNIEKEDTHIYYRQKYIGTAIYTILGKEQNGKVEFFVEHKPTGETEIQVQMIDKIDYPVLQIMMELKSCVRRLIESRKLP; this comes from the coding sequence ATGATTGTTTCTGAAATAAAAAATATCGAAAAAGAAGATACACATATATATTACAGACAAAAATATATCGGAACAGCAATATATACAATATTGGGTAAAGAACAAAACGGAAAGGTAGAATTTTTTGTAGAACATAAACCGACGGGCGAAACCGAAATACAGGTACAGATGATAGACAAGATAGACTATCCTGTTTTACAGATAATGATGGAGTTAAAATCCTGCGTCCGACGTTTAATTGAATCAAGGAAATTACCGTAA
- the fliD gene encoding flagellar filament capping protein FliD, with amino-acid sequence MSDLSIPGVNSTYEKLVEALMKKERIPRDREAEKLEHLKLEDDSWRQVNKFSLEVRNAARDLYSFNNPFVEKIAESSNERSFTATASRGAKDQNVKLNIVQVAEADKFLSTEINKDLQIPKGKYTFKIGEKSVSVNWKGGKYKGFIDLVNSKAKEILNISEIKITPDTKSLLFSSNITGAKNRLEFADDALPLAIEMGLIKKNDTSAIKTSVSSIETKPETSQKIDFSEAVRAKGQYVMELTVSIKEPSKEVVQKKEEPGEKIYEQIGSIAYRGIVVQNEPSNDGLEKTKMETNKVSGPKVDMNILALESTRGVLIPLPPLSENAEKQTITIPLAEYGDVKALAINNNNSDKAVFIENIKIFDPKAAGDYVPVNPVSTAQDAIINFEGIQIKREKNDIDDLIPGVTLHAHESSEKQEKLTIKPDVEAVKNAIIELVAKYNRVFAQINILTQNKPEIIEELTYLSEAEIEDAQKKLGLMYADSTLITLKSNLRQTINTAYKPANDSKIFMLAQLGISTKSDSSGGIDMSRLRGYLEIDEKKLDEALKNNMEEVKLFFGFDSDGDILIDSGLAHAMYEYINPYTQRGGIFGIKTDSLKLKMDSSQKRIENYDKKLAEKELALKKKYGIMDGTLKNLQKQSQTMKNFTDSLKKSNKDE; translated from the coding sequence ATGTCCGATTTAAGTATACCGGGAGTCAACAGTACATACGAAAAGCTAGTTGAAGCTTTGATGAAAAAGGAAAGAATTCCTCGAGACAGAGAAGCTGAAAAACTTGAACATCTAAAATTGGAGGATGATTCCTGGAGACAGGTTAATAAATTTTCTCTTGAAGTACGGAATGCTGCAAGAGACCTATATTCTTTTAATAATCCCTTTGTAGAAAAAATAGCAGAATCTTCAAATGAAAGATCCTTTACCGCAACAGCTTCCAGAGGAGCTAAGGATCAAAACGTAAAGCTTAATATAGTCCAAGTTGCAGAAGCCGATAAATTTTTAAGTACTGAAATCAATAAGGACCTTCAAATACCAAAAGGAAAATATACATTTAAAATAGGAGAAAAAAGCGTATCCGTAAACTGGAAGGGCGGAAAATATAAGGGTTTTATAGACCTTGTAAACTCCAAAGCAAAAGAAATTTTAAATATAAGCGAAATAAAAATAACCCCGGACACAAAGTCCTTACTCTTTTCATCCAATATAACAGGAGCAAAAAACAGATTGGAGTTTGCAGATGATGCCCTGCCCCTTGCCATTGAAATGGGACTTATCAAAAAAAATGATACATCTGCAATAAAAACTTCAGTTTCTTCCATTGAAACTAAACCTGAAACCTCTCAAAAAATAGATTTTTCCGAAGCTGTAAGAGCCAAGGGGCAATATGTCATGGAACTTACAGTTTCAATTAAGGAACCGTCAAAAGAAGTTGTACAAAAAAAAGAAGAACCGGGTGAAAAAATTTATGAACAAATAGGCTCAATCGCATACAGAGGTATTGTGGTACAAAATGAACCTTCAAACGACGGCCTTGAAAAAACTAAAATGGAAACTAATAAAGTATCAGGTCCAAAGGTTGATATGAATATTTTAGCCTTGGAATCAACAAGAGGCGTACTTATTCCCCTACCCCCTCTTTCGGAAAATGCCGAAAAACAGACAATTACGATTCCTTTGGCCGAATATGGAGACGTAAAGGCTCTTGCAATAAACAATAATAATTCCGACAAAGCTGTTTTTATCGAAAATATTAAAATATTTGATCCTAAGGCAGCCGGAGACTATGTTCCTGTAAACCCGGTTTCAACGGCACAAGATGCTATAATCAATTTTGAAGGCATTCAAATTAAAAGAGAAAAAAACGATATCGATGATTTAATACCCGGTGTAACACTTCACGCTCATGAGTCTTCTGAAAAGCAGGAAAAACTTACCATAAAACCGGATGTAGAAGCCGTCAAAAATGCGATTATTGAATTGGTAGCCAAATATAACCGTGTTTTTGCTCAAATAAACATACTAACGCAAAATAAGCCCGAAATCATAGAAGAGCTGACATATCTTTCAGAAGCCGAAATTGAAGATGCTCAAAAAAAATTGGGGCTTATGTATGCTGATTCTACTCTAATAACATTAAAATCCAATTTAAGGCAAACAATAAATACCGCCTATAAGCCTGCAAATGATTCCAAAATCTTTATGCTCGCTCAACTTGGTATTTCCACAAAATCCGACTCTTCAGGCGGAATAGACATGTCGCGCCTTCGCGGATATCTTGAAATCGACGAAAAAAAACTTGATGAAGCCTTAAAAAACAATATGGAAGAGGTAAAACTTTTTTTCGGTTTTGATTCCGATGGAGATATTCTAATAGATTCAGGCCTTGCCCATGCAATGTATGAATACATAAACCCGTATACACAAAGAGGCGGCATTTTCGGTATAAAAACCGACTCTTTAAAATTAAAGATGGACTCTTCCCAAAAAAGAATAGAAAACTACGATAAAAAACTGGCCGAAAAGGAACTGGCGCTTAAAAAGAAATACGGAATAATGGACGGGACCTTAAAAAATTTACAAAAACAGTCCCAGACAATGAAGAATTTTACGGATTCTCTTAAAAAAAGTAATAAGGATGAATAA